Proteins co-encoded in one Brassica rapa cultivar Chiifu-401-42 chromosome A02, CAAS_Brap_v3.01, whole genome shotgun sequence genomic window:
- the LOC117131984 gene encoding uncharacterized protein LOC117131984 yields MSSSSSDEADEVFDELVDEVVDNFIDTVIDGQTNKPKRRAYIERDRELGHIRLCNDYFSNNPTYTQDMFRRRFQMNKPLFLRIVDRLSTEVPYFQQRRDATGRNGLSQLQKCTAAIRMLAYGQSGDTYDEYLRMADSTSRLCLAKFTDAIIQLFGDEYLRTPTAEDLQRLLDIGEVRGFPGMIGSIDCMHWEWKNCPTAWKGILNDINVLDRSPVFDDILHGRAPKVKFKVNNHTYRMAYYLTDGIYPPWATFIQSIPLPQGRKAQKFAEMQESARKDVERAFGVLQSRFANVRNPALQWDKERIGKVMIACVILHNMIVEDERDGYAPIDTSEFETGQSSRSSQARSRDSVNVTPDMLAMRREVRDGNKHHRLKADLVENILQMFGDEDE; encoded by the exons ATGTCTTCCTCATCAAGTGATGAAGCGGATGAAGTTTTTGATGAATTGGTCGATGAAGTAGTTGATAATTTCATCGATACAGTAATTGATGGTCAAACCAACAAACCAAAGAGGCGAGCTTATATTGAAAGAGATCGAGAACTAGGACACATTCGACTATGCAACGACTATTTCAGTAATAATCCAACGTACACACAAGATATGTTTAGGCGGCGGTTTCAaatgaacaagccattgttcCTTCGCATTGTCGACCGTCTAAGTACTGAAGTTCCGTACTTTCAGCAAAGAAGAGATGCTACCGGAAGGAACGGGCTATCTCaacttcaaaagtgtacggCAGCGATACGTATGCTCGCATATGGTCAGTCAGGAGATACATATGACGAATATCTCCGGATGGCTGACAGTACATCACGTTTATGTTTGGCAAAATTCACTGATGCAATAATACAATTGTTTGGGGATGAGTATCTACGAACACCTACAGCCGAGGATCTTCAGCGATTACTCGATATTGGAGAGGTACGGGGATTTCCGGGGATGATAGGcagcatcgactgtatgcactgggagtggaaaaactgcccaacAGCTTGGAAAG GTATCCTaaacgatatcaatgttcttgatcggtctCCAGTTTTTGACGACATCTTACATGGTCGAGCCCCTAAAGTGAAGttcaaggtcaacaaccacacttaTCGTATGGCCTACTATCTTACCGACGGCATTTATCCTCCATgggcaacatttatccaatccatcccaCTTCCTCAAGGTCGTAAAGCACAGAAATTTGCAGAAATGCAAGAATCCGccagaaaagatgtcgaacgggcttttggagtattgcaatcGAGGTTTGCAAATGTTAGGAACCCAGCTCTACAATGGGACAAGGAAAGGATAGGAAAAGTAATGATAGCTTGTgtcatattgcacaatatgatagtagagGACGAACGAGACGGATACGCTCCAATTGATACATCTGAGTTTGAGACAGGACAGTCTAGCAGAAGTTCGCAGGCGAGAAGCAGAGATAGTGTAAATGTCACCCCTGATATGTTAGCCATGCGGAGAGAAGTTCGAGATGGCAACAAGCATCATcgtttgaaagctgatttagTGGAAAATATTTTGCAAATGTTTGGTGATGAAGATGAATAA